A single Cyprinus carpio isolate SPL01 chromosome A6, ASM1834038v1, whole genome shotgun sequence DNA region contains:
- the LOC109092457 gene encoding inhibin beta B chain-like produces MFLVSFSWAHLCGLASTVLSTLVVLSALTVRGTSAAATGCPTCGIPAMEKSTEERYLIEMAKQQILNKLHLRERPNITQTVPRAALMTAPRKLHAGRVRQDGTLELDNNVPDSRASNQAYEIVSFADDDAEVSASTDTSLSFQFLQEKGQSVQVLQSSLWLYVRQTDAPHHGSRVNAEISLPASSGTNRTLLLQRSVDVSRGGWHTFPVTGALQAFLDGGQRRLRLEVHCEDGGRNLCSREASGESSNQPFLVAQVQLREDANKHTLSKRSLQCGDDVSVCCKKDFYIKFRDIQWQDWIIAPEGYHMNYCMGQCPQHLSGSPGIASSFHATVFSQLKANGIHTAVSSCCVPIQRRPLSMVYFNSQHTIVKTDVPDMIVESCGCT; encoded by the exons ATGTTCTTGGTGTCGTTCTCGTGGGCGCACCTGTGCGGGCTTGCGTCCACGGTGCTGTCCACGCTGGTGGTGCTGAGCGCGCTCACGGTGAGGGGAACGAGCGCGGCCGCCACCGGCTGCCCGACGTGCGGCATTCCTGCGATGGAGAAGAGCACGGAGGAGCGTTACCTGATCGAGATGGCCAAACAGCAGATCCTGAACAAGCTTCACCTGCGGGAGAGGCCGAACATCACCCAGACGGTGCCGCGCGCCGCGCTCATGACGGCCCCGCGCAAGCTCCACGCGGGCCGCGTCAGACAGGACGGAACGCTGGAGCTGGACAATAACGTGCCAGACTCGCGCGCGAGCAACCAGGCGTACGAGATAGTGAGCTTCGCAGATGACG ATGCCGAGGTTTCTGCCAGCACCGACACCAGTCTGTCGTTCCAGTTCCTGCAGGAGAAAGGTCAAAGCGTGCAGGTGCTGCAGTCGTCGCTGTGGCTTTACGTGCGTCAGACCGACGCGCCTCATCACGGCAGCCGCGTAAACGCAGAAATCTCCCTGCCGGCGTCGAGCGGCACTAATCGCACGCTGCTGCTCCAGAGGAGTGTGGATGTGTCACGAGGCGGATGGCACACGTTCCCCGTCACCGGCGCCCTGCAGGCCTTTCTGGACGGCGGTCAGCGGAGGCTCCGTCTGGAGGTGCACTGCGAAGACGGCGGTCGAAACCTCTGCAGTCGCGAAGCATCGGGCGAATCCTCCAATCAGCCGTTCCTAGTGGCACAGGTGCAGCTGCGTGAAGAtgccaacaaacacacactgagcaAACGCTCGCTGCAATGCGGCGACGACGTGAGCGTGTGCTGCAAAAAAGACTTCTACATTAAGTTCCGTGACATACAGTGGCAGGACTGGATCATAGCGCCTGAGGGCTACCATATGAACTACTGCATGGGACAGTGTCCGCAGCATTTATCCGGCTCGCCCGGCATCGCCTCGTCCTTCCACGCCACCGTCTTCAGTCAACTGAAGGCCAACGGCATCCACACAGCCGTGTCGTCCTGCTGCGTCCCCATCCAGAGACGGCCGCTCTCCATGGTCTACTTCAACTCGCAGCACACCATCGTGAAGACCGACGTCCCGGACATGATCGTCGAGTCCTGCGGGTGCACATAA